A region of the Pyramidobacter piscolens W5455 genome:
GAAGCCCGTCAGCGGCGAAAGGGAGGATTGACATGAATAATCTTGTGGAAAGCTTCATCCCCGGGCGCGTGCGCCTGCGCAGCTCGCTGCTGAAAAGTCCCGCCGCGCCGCTGATCCTCGCGGCCTTCGAGGATTTGCCCGGCGTCCGCAGCGTCGAACTGAACCGGCTCACCGGCAGCCTGCTGCTCAAATACGACGCCGCCGTCCTCACCGCCGAGCGTTTGATGCCGGCCCTGCCGCTGCTCGAACAGATCAAGGCCCTCGAACGCGAAGCTCCCGCGCCGGCGTGCACGGAACGCCTGCGCGCCCTGCTGGAACAGCTGCGTGCCCTGATCGGGCGGTAGACTTTTCTTTTTGCTTCGCCGACGGATGGGATTCGATCGTTACGACCGAATCCCATCCGTTTTTGCGTTTCCGTCAAAACCCTCCAGCGTAAGGATTGGCGCGGATCGGCGGATGAAATGTTCCACGTGGAACATTCCTTGGCGGAAAACGGCGAGGCCCCGCGGTGTCGGCAAACTTGAAAAAGGTTGATTTTGCCTCCGCTCTGCGTTACAGTAGGCGAATCGCGGTTCGAACCGCCGCGCCGGCAAAAATCTGCCGAAAAGATGCGAGGGAGTGACAGTCCAGTGAAAGAAAACAGCGAACGCGCCGGGGCGCTGTACGTGATCGCCTCGGCCGTGCTCTTCGGCCTGATGCCGCTGCTTGCCAAGATCGCCTACGCAAGCGGCGCCAACGCCTTCACGGCGGCGTTCGGACGTTTTTTCACAGGCAGCGTCATGGCTTTCGCGTACCTCGAATACAAAGGCGTGCCGCTGCGCGTCGGCCGCCGGCAAATGGGCGAACTCGCCTTTCTGTCGGTCTTTTACGCGCTCACGCCGGTGCTGCTTTACCTGTCTTACGGCTTCATTGGCTCCGGTCTGGCGACGACGCTGCACTTCACCTATCCCGTCGCGGTGATGTGCCTGATGGGCCTGTTCTTCCGCGCCCGCTTCACGCCCCGCCAGGTGCTCTGCGCGGCGCTGTGCGCGGCGGGAATTTTTCTGCTCTACCGCCCCGGGCGGAGCGCCGACGGCTTCGGCACGGCGCTCGCCGCCGCGTCCGGCCTGCTCTACGCGGGCTACATCATCGCGCTGGGACGCAGCCATCTGCGCGACGTCGATATATTTGTGATCACATTTTGGATCTCTGTGTTTTCGGCGTTCATGATCGGCGCGTTCGCGGCTCTGACGGGCGGCCTGGCCTGGAACCAAGGCGCGTCCGCCTGGGCGGCCGAAGCGGGGCTGGGGCTGCTGGCGACCGTGCTGGCGCTGGCCTTTTTTCAGAAGGGGCTGTTCCTCTGCGGCGAGGTGAAAGCGTCGCTGCTGAGCACCTTCGAGCCGCTGACCAGCATCGCCGTCGGCCTGGCCGTTTACGGCGAAGCCATGACGCCGCGTCTCGCCGCCGGCATGACGCTGATCCTGCTGTCGTCCGTGCTCCTCGTGCTGGGCAGGAGCCAGCCGCGGAACGCCGGAGACGAAGCGAAAAAGAGTTTGTCCTGATCCTGATTTTCAATGAAAATGCCTCATTGAAAATGCCGCGCTTCGCGCGCCCGTGCCGCAAAGAACATGCGTCACGCGATTTCATGCCGTTTTCGACGCGCCGTTGACGCTCTGAAAAGAGCAGAGAAAACTTGGCCTTTTTAACGAAAACTCGGATGAAAATTTTTCCGCACCGCCTTTTGCGCCGGGTTTTTGCCGCCGGCCGGCGCCGAAGCGAACGAACGGAACGGGGCGAGCTGTTCTTCGCAGCGTTTGCGCAAAAAACTGGCGCCGATGCTGGCGCTCGGCCTGTTCTCCTCGGCCGTGCCCTATGGATTCTTTGCCGTGGTCTTGGCGCGGCTCGACGTCGGCCAGGTCTACACCATCGGCCTGGTGGAACCTCTTACGGCGGCGCTGCTGGGAATCGCCCTGCTGGGCGAGCGGATGGCCGGCGGACAGGCGTCGGGCATGGCCTGCCAGTTCCTCTGTATGGCCCTGACCGGCTGGGATGTGATGCGCCGCCCTCGAACAGAAGACGCGGCCGCGCGGCGGCGAGTGAACGCAAAAAACGGCGGCGACCGCTAAGAAATATATTCCCCAGTCGGTATGCCTGACGGCACAAAAGTGCAGGACAGAAATATCAGGGGTATTCCTTCCATAAGAAGGAATCCTGTGCTCGCCGATTTTTTGCCATGTTCGGCTATATGGAGCGTTCCGGAAGCGGGCTGGGAAAGATTATCAGTAAACAATCCGGCGGATAGACCGGCAGATCCGGCAGATCGCCTGAATGAGCGACACAAGCAGATTCTGCGGTGGATGGCAGCCGGAAGAGAGTACAATGCGGCTGAAATATCGGACGTGCCTGGATTGAAAGGTTCCAGAACAAGAGAGCTGTTGAACGATTTGGTTCGAAAA
Encoded here:
- a CDS encoding HMA2 domain-containing protein produces the protein MNNLVESFIPGRVRLRSSLLKSPAAPLILAAFEDLPGVRSVELNRLTGSLLLKYDAAVLTAERLMPALPLLEQIKALEREAPAPACTERLRALLEQLRALIGR
- a CDS encoding DMT family transporter translates to MKENSERAGALYVIASAVLFGLMPLLAKIAYASGANAFTAAFGRFFTGSVMAFAYLEYKGVPLRVGRRQMGELAFLSVFYALTPVLLYLSYGFIGSGLATTLHFTYPVAVMCLMGLFFRARFTPRQVLCAALCAAGIFLLYRPGRSADGFGTALAAASGLLYAGYIIALGRSHLRDVDIFVITFWISVFSAFMIGAFAALTGGLAWNQGASAWAAEAGLGLLATVLALAFFQKGLFLCGEVKASLLSTFEPLTSIAVGLAVYGEAMTPRLAAGMTLILLSSVLLVLGRSQPRNAGDEAKKSLS
- a CDS encoding EamA family transporter, producing the protein MRKKLAPMLALGLFSSAVPYGFFAVVLARLDVGQVYTIGLVEPLTAALLGIALLGERMAGGQASGMACQFLCMALTGWDVMRRPRTEDAAARRRVNAKNGGDR